Proteins encoded together in one Musa acuminata AAA Group cultivar baxijiao chromosome BXJ3-6, Cavendish_Baxijiao_AAA, whole genome shotgun sequence window:
- the LOC135640296 gene encoding MYB transcription factor 69-like, whose product MGRAPCCDKAKVKRGPWSPDEDAKLKSYIEQHGTGGNWIALPQKIGLRRCGKSCRLRWLNYLRPNIKHGGFSEEEDSIICRLYISIGSRWSIIAAHLPGRTDNDVKNHWNTRLKKKLFGKQCDGRQPPRKLGRPKQESISYGCNGDGLGVRPADCWTPQQMHPIGHAGHTEGPSHGSPLVAPATPPLPLPICDSATLLSSSLRRGSSREDSQSSNGFSTELDELFQFDSVKLEGFDCFDGSEGMNWNEESSLMCPDAVQQWPPLEEPVRRGMW is encoded by the exons ATGGGACGAGCCCCCTGCTGCGACAAAGCCAAAGTGAAGCGAGGGCCGTGGTCGCCAGACGAGGACGCCAAGCTCAAGTCCTACATCGAGCAGCACGGCACCGGCGGCAACTGGATCGCCCTCCCCCAAAAGATCG GCCTCAGACGCTGCGGCAAGAGCTGCCGTCTCCGGTGGCTCAACTATCTCCGGCCAAACATCAAGCATGGAGGGTTCTCCGAAGAAGAGGATAGCATTATATGCAGACTGTACATCAGCATCGGTAGCAG GTGGTCTATTATTGCTGCACATTTGCCGGGGAGGACCGACAACGATGTCAAGAACCACTGGAACACGAGGCTGAAGAAGAAGCTCTTCGGCAAGCAGTGCGACGGCCGTCAGCCGCCCCGTAAGCTCGGCCGCCCCAAGCAAGAATCTATTAGTTACGGCTGTAACGGAGATGGACTTGGCGTCCGCCCTGCCGATTGCTGGACTCCGCAGCAGATGCATCCGATCGGCCACGCAGGCCATACCGAGGGACCGAGCCACGGAAGTCCTCTCGTTGCTCCGGCAACGCCGCCGCTGCCCCTGCCGATCTGCGACTCTGCCACCCTGCTCTCCTCTTCCCTGCGCCGCGGTTCGTCCCGTGAAGATTCTCAAAGCTCCAATGGCTTTTCAACCGAGCTGGATGAGCTGTTCCAGTTCGACTCGGTCAAGTTAGAAGGATTCGACTGCTTCGATGGATCTGAAGGCATGAACTGGAACGAGGAAAGCTCTTTGATGTGCCCAGACGCGGTGCAGCAGTGGCCACCATTGGAAGAGCCAGTGCGACGGGGCATGTGGTAG